A stretch of the Diprion similis isolate iyDipSimi1 chromosome 14, iyDipSimi1.1, whole genome shotgun sequence genome encodes the following:
- the LOC124414426 gene encoding jerky protein homolog-like → MKKPANVDVDHALCTWFLQARTSGIPVTVSLLQSKALALNEELGGSRNFKASNGWFWRWRHRKGIRRLTIAGEKLSANTEAADNFKVEFSNTIKNEKLIRAQIFNFDETGLWYKTMPNKIMAAREETQAPGFKNSKDRVTIGACCNADGSFKLPLVVVGKSARPRAFKNISPKNLPVSYKHQNSAWMDSSIFTDWFTNEAHPSIKVDDINTIFLPPNVTSLIQPLDQRILEAMKRRYKIRLVSSILDEQEQNNTPVEVRLKKITIKDVVEWIDDSWRQISPTTIYKC, encoded by the exons atgaaaaaaccaGCTAACGTGGACGTTGACCATGCTCTGTGTACATGGTTTTTACAGGCACGAACTAGTGGAATACCAGTTACCGTGTCACTTCTACAGAGCAAGGCACTGGCGCTGAACGAAGAATTGGGTGGCAGTCGAAATTTCAAGGCCAGTAACGGCTGGTTCTGGCGATGGAGGCACCGAAAAGGGATTCGTAGGTTGACAATAGCTGGCGAAAAATTGTCGGCGAATACCGAAGCCGCAGATAACttcaaagttgaattttcgaacacaATAAAGAACGAAAAACTTATACGAGcgcaaattttcaactttgacgAAACTGGGCTGTGGTATAAAACAATGCCTAACAAAATTATGGCTGCAAGGGAAGAGACTCAAGCTCCGGGCTTTAAGAATTCAAAAGACCGCGTTACGATTGGTGCATGCTGCAACGCTGATGGCTCTTTCAAGTTACCGCTCGTAGTAGTCGGTAAATCTGCTCGACCGCGAGCtttcaaaaacatttctcCAAAAAATCTCCCAGTTTCATATAAGCACCAGAATAGTGCTTGGATGGATTCCTCTATTTTTACGGATTGGTTTACAAACGA AGCGCATCCATCTATCAAAGTAGATGATATCAACACGATATTCCTGCCGCCAAATGTAACCTCACTCATCCAGCCACTCGACCAAAGGATCTTGGAAGCCATGAAGAGGCGATACAAAATTCGGCTCGTTTCGTCGATTTTGGATGAACAGGAGCAAAACAACACTCCCGTTGAAGTccgtctaaaaaaaattacgataaaaGATGTTGTCGAATGGATCGACGATTCCTGGAGGCAGATAAGCCCAACTACCATCTAcaaatgttga